One genomic region from Harpia harpyja isolate bHarHar1 chromosome 1, bHarHar1 primary haplotype, whole genome shotgun sequence encodes:
- the SLC2A4RG gene encoding LOW QUALITY PROTEIN: SLC2A4 regulator (The sequence of the model RefSeq protein was modified relative to this genomic sequence to represent the inferred CDS: deleted 1 base in 1 codon) — MDPPRPPTVLLAAARRRRRDPPPPPPPEPGGGDAPKAPLPCGGRGLPSGAEGWLPHLGEPLPRREPASREAMLRVLDAGLERCLALHSAYIPVPRHRKLSGKAGIDEVMAATVLTSLSTSPLVLGHPPATPAPEPGGEVWKEAPAMSSSCSSSSNTSGDWSWDPPSDRSTPSTPSPPLSSHVPSTFLPAPLPDEGPDEPDGTHFVFGEPMPRKRKNSTKVMFKCLWKSCGKVLSSSSGMQKHIRTVHLGRKADLEQSDGEEDFYYTELDVDVDSLTDGLSSLTPVSPTSSVPPAFPGPEAQGPVPPALPIPDLALASPRSPPAPPGLCHVHTDHAYQGCRPPPRPPVPPTVPAPPPPKPPAIPRRPRGEAKKCRKVYGMENREMWCTACRWKKACQRFLD; from the exons ATGGACCCCCCTCGCCCGCCCACGGTTTTATTagcagccgcccgccgccgccgccgcgatcCTCCACCGCCTCCTCCTCCCGAACCCGGCGGCGGCGACGCCCCGAAG GCTCCTCTCCCCTGCGGCGGCCGGGGGCTGCCGTCGGGAGCCGAGGGCTGGCTGCCACATCTGGGGGAGCCGCTGCCGCGCCGGGAGCCGGCCAGCCGGGAAGCGATGCTGCGGGTGCTGGACGCCGGGCTGGAGCGATGCCTGGCGCTGCATTCGGCGTACATCCCCGTACCCCGGCACAG GAAGCTCTCGGGCAAGGCGGGCATCGATGAGGTGATGGCGGCCACGGTGCTCACCAGCCTCTCCACCAGCCCACTGGTGCTCGGTCACCCGCCTGCCACCCCCGCCCCAG AGCCCGGTGGTGAGGTCTGGAAGGAGGCACCCGCCAtgtcctccagctgcagcagcagcagcaacaccagCGGGGACTGGAGCTGGGACCCCCCCAGCGACCGctccaccccctccaccccatcGCCCCCGCTCTCCAGCCACGTCCCCAGCACTTTCCTGCCTGCCCCGCTGCCGGACGAGGGCCCTGACGAGCCCGACGGCACCCACTTCGTCTTCGGAGAGCCCATGCCGCGGAAGAGGAAG AACTCCACCAAGGTGATGTTCAAGTGCTTGTGGAAGAGCTGCGGCAAagtcctcagcagctcctcagggATGCAGAAGCACATCCGAACTGTGCACCTTGG TCGGAAAGCCGACCTCGAGCAGAGCGACGGCGAGGAGGACTTCTACTACACGGAGCTGGACGTGGACGTGGACTCGCTGACGGACGGGCTCTCCAGCCTGACGCCCGTCTCCCCCACCTCCTCGGTGCCGCCCGCCTTCCCCGGCCCCGAGGCGCAGGGTCCGGTGCCGCCGGCGTTGCCGATCCCCGACCTGGCGTTGgcctccccccgcagccccccggcccccccaggcCTCTGCCATGTCCACACCGACCACGCGTAccag ggctgc cggccccccccgcggccACCGGTGCCCCCCACCGTGCCCGCCCCACCGCCACCCAAGCCACCTGCCATCCCCAG gaggCCGCGGGGGGAGGCCAAGAAGTGCCGCAAGGTGTACGGCATGGAGAACCGGGAGATGTGGTGCACGGCGTGCCGCTGGAAGAAGGCCTGCCAACGCTTCCTCGACTGA